A stretch of the Streptomyces sp. NBC_00078 genome encodes the following:
- a CDS encoding bifunctional cytidylyltransferase/SDR family oxidoreductase, giving the protein MSQHIAKPRTTAVILAGGTGQRVGLSIPKQLLKIAGKAVVEHTLTTFEKADSIDDIIVLMAPGYVPDIEKIVAKAGFKKVKKVIEGGSTRNETTERAIEALGEGLAEGEDLNVLFHDAVRPLLSQRVIDDCVVALERFQAVDVAIPSADTIIVTRTHGEDGEFITEIPDRSRLRRGQTPQAFKLSTIKRAYEVAAGDPNFQATDDCSVVLKYLPDVPIHVVAGDEYNMKVTQPVDVFIADKLFQLASTATPEQVSEETYRELLTGKTVVIFGGSYGIGKDIAELAESYGSKVYALGRSTTGTHVENPEEVDDALSKAYAETGRIDYVVNTAGVLRIGKLAETDNATIEEALKVNYLAPVQIARSAYKYLAETKGQLLLYTSSSYTRGRAEYSLYSSTKAAMVNLTQALSDEWAGDGIRVNCVNPERTATPMRTKAFGQEPTGSLLSSEAVARTSLDVLLSELTGHVIDVRQQDPTAGAAKASGFEQALASVLDVQDGV; this is encoded by the coding sequence GTGTCCCAGCACATAGCCAAGCCCCGTACCACCGCAGTGATCCTGGCCGGTGGCACCGGCCAGCGGGTGGGTCTCTCGATCCCCAAGCAGCTGCTGAAGATCGCCGGCAAGGCAGTCGTCGAGCACACCCTGACCACCTTCGAGAAGGCCGACTCGATCGACGACATCATCGTGCTGATGGCGCCGGGCTACGTCCCCGACATCGAGAAGATCGTCGCCAAGGCCGGGTTCAAGAAGGTCAAGAAGGTCATCGAGGGCGGCTCGACCCGGAACGAGACCACCGAGCGCGCCATCGAGGCCCTCGGCGAGGGCCTGGCCGAGGGCGAGGACCTCAACGTCCTCTTCCACGACGCCGTGCGCCCCCTGCTCTCGCAGCGCGTCATCGACGACTGCGTGGTCGCCCTGGAGCGCTTCCAGGCCGTCGACGTCGCCATCCCGTCCGCGGACACCATCATCGTCACGCGCACGCACGGCGAGGACGGCGAGTTCATCACCGAGATCCCGGACCGCTCCCGCCTGCGCCGCGGCCAGACCCCGCAGGCCTTCAAGCTGTCCACGATCAAGCGCGCCTACGAGGTCGCCGCCGGTGACCCCAACTTCCAGGCCACCGACGACTGCTCCGTCGTACTGAAGTACCTGCCGGACGTGCCGATCCACGTCGTCGCGGGCGACGAGTACAACATGAAGGTGACGCAGCCGGTCGACGTCTTCATCGCCGACAAGCTCTTCCAGCTCGCCTCCACCGCCACGCCCGAGCAGGTGAGCGAGGAGACCTACCGCGAGCTGCTGACCGGCAAGACGGTCGTCATCTTCGGCGGCTCGTACGGCATCGGCAAGGACATCGCCGAGCTCGCCGAGTCCTACGGCTCCAAGGTGTACGCGCTCGGCCGCTCCACCACCGGCACGCACGTGGAGAACCCGGAGGAGGTCGACGACGCGCTGTCCAAGGCGTACGCGGAGACCGGCCGGATCGACTACGTCGTCAACACCGCGGGCGTGCTGCGCATCGGCAAGCTGGCCGAGACCGACAACGCGACCATCGAGGAAGCGCTGAAGGTCAACTACCTCGCGCCGGTGCAGATCGCTCGTTCCGCGTACAAGTACCTGGCGGAGACCAAGGGCCAGCTGCTGCTGTACACCTCCAGCAGCTACACCCGCGGCCGCGCCGAGTACAGCCTCTACTCCTCGACCAAGGCCGCCATGGTGAACCTCACCCAGGCCCTGTCCGACGAGTGGGCCGGCGACGGCATCCGTGTCAACTGCGTCAACCCGGAGCGCACCGCGACGCCCATGCGCACCAAGGCCTTCGGCCAGGAGCCCACGGGTTCCCTGCTCTCCTCCGAGGCGGTGGCCCGCACCTCGCTCGACGTGCTGCTGTCCGAGCTGACCGGGCACGTCATCGACGTCCGCCAGCAGGACCCGACGGCGGGCGCGGCGAAGGCCTCCGGCTTCGAGCAGGCGCTGGCCTCGGTTCTGGACGTCCAGGACGGCGTGTAA
- a CDS encoding alkaline phosphatase, which translates to MTGTVSPDRRRFLTAGAAVLGAAASAQLWVPGTARAAEATLPDGVFSLGIASGDPLPDGIVLWTRLAPDPLNGGGMPDRVVAVEWEIAEDPRLGKRVRRGVAQARPEYGHSVHVDVRGLRPDRSYWYRFRVSGQLSPIGRTRTAPHPHSRGGSLRVALASCQNWQHGYFTPYADMLQQDPDFVLFVGDYIYESTPASTGPRRHEGTGEPYTLVEYRNRYAQYRTDPDLAAMHASAPWVVTFDDHEVDNDWAGEIPQDPAKQSHDAFVARLTAAFQAYYEHMPVRASAIPTGPHIQMYRRLEFGRLVRLNVLDTRQFRSDQVTSQAAAEDPSLTMLGAEQKAWLLDGMQDSPARWNLVASQIMMAETDLQIGEGKLWYYDAWDGYQVERNALLDEFADVRNPVVLSGDRHLTMISDLRTDYADPDSEVVGAEFVGTSISSNGDQDQAAFHAQWDPLQADNPHWKLIDAHRGYHLLDIRRDGIDAQVRVVDTVLQPKATPSTYARLRVENGRPGVELA; encoded by the coding sequence ATGACCGGAACCGTCTCGCCCGACCGACGGCGCTTTCTGACCGCCGGTGCCGCCGTCCTCGGTGCGGCGGCCTCCGCCCAGCTGTGGGTGCCGGGCACCGCCCGGGCGGCCGAGGCCACGCTGCCGGACGGGGTGTTCAGCCTCGGCATCGCCTCCGGTGACCCGCTGCCCGACGGCATCGTGCTGTGGACCCGGCTCGCCCCCGACCCGCTGAACGGCGGCGGCATGCCCGACCGCGTGGTCGCGGTGGAGTGGGAGATCGCGGAGGACCCCCGGCTCGGAAAGCGGGTGCGCCGGGGCGTCGCCCAGGCCCGCCCCGAGTACGGACACAGCGTTCACGTGGACGTGCGCGGACTGCGCCCGGACCGCTCGTACTGGTACCGCTTCCGGGTGAGCGGGCAGCTCTCGCCCATCGGCCGCACCCGCACCGCCCCCCACCCGCACAGCAGGGGCGGCTCCCTGCGCGTCGCGCTCGCCTCCTGCCAGAACTGGCAGCACGGCTATTTCACGCCGTACGCCGACATGCTCCAGCAGGACCCCGATTTCGTCCTGTTCGTCGGCGACTACATCTACGAGTCCACGCCGGCCTCGACGGGGCCGCGCCGGCACGAGGGCACGGGGGAGCCCTACACCCTGGTCGAGTACCGCAACCGGTACGCGCAGTACCGCACCGACCCCGACCTCGCGGCGATGCACGCCAGTGCCCCCTGGGTGGTCACCTTCGACGACCACGAGGTCGACAACGACTGGGCCGGCGAGATCCCGCAGGACCCCGCCAAGCAGTCGCACGACGCGTTCGTGGCCCGGCTGACAGCGGCCTTCCAGGCGTACTACGAGCACATGCCGGTCCGGGCGAGCGCGATCCCGACCGGCCCGCACATCCAGATGTACCGCCGCCTGGAGTTCGGCCGCCTCGTGCGCCTCAACGTCCTCGACACCCGCCAGTTCCGCAGCGACCAGGTGACCAGCCAGGCGGCCGCCGAGGACCCGTCGCTCACGATGCTCGGCGCCGAACAGAAGGCGTGGCTGCTCGACGGGATGCAGGACTCGCCGGCCCGCTGGAACCTCGTCGCCTCGCAGATAATGATGGCCGAGACCGATCTGCAGATCGGCGAGGGCAAGCTCTGGTACTACGACGCATGGGACGGCTACCAGGTCGAGCGCAACGCCCTGCTCGACGAGTTCGCCGACGTCCGCAACCCGGTCGTACTCAGCGGCGACCGCCATCTGACGATGATCAGCGACCTCAGGACCGACTACGCCGACCCGGACTCCGAGGTGGTCGGCGCCGAGTTCGTCGGTACGTCCATCTCCAGCAACGGCGACCAGGACCAGGCCGCCTTCCACGCCCAGTGGGACCCGCTGCAGGCGGACAACCCGCACTGGAAGCTGATCGACGCCCACCGTGGCTACCACCTCCTCGACATCCGGCGTGACGGCATCGACGCGCAGGTGCGGGTGGTCGACACGGTGCTGCAGCCGAAGGCGACGCCGAGTACCTATGCGCGGCTGCGGGTGGAGAACGGCCGGCCGGGCGTCGAACTCGCCTGA
- the obgE gene encoding GTPase ObgE, which produces MTTFVDRVELHVAAGNGGHGCASVHREKFKPLGGPDGGNGGRGGDVILTVDQSVTTLIEYHHSPHRKATNGKPGEGGNRSGKDGQDLVLLVPDGTVVLDKAGNALADLVGHGTSYIAAQGGRGGLGNAALASARRKAPGFALLGEPGDLQDIGLELKTVADVALVGYPSAGKSSLISVLSAAKPKIADYPFTTLVPNLGVVTAGSTVYTIADVPGLIPGASQGKGLGLEFLRHVERCSVLVHVLDTATLESERDPVSDLDVIEEELKQYGGLDRRPRMVVLNKTDVPDGKDLAEMVRPDLEARGYRVFEVSAVAHLGLKELSFALADLVAKARAAKPNQEATRIVIRPKAVDDAGFTVTHEEADGEALFRVRGEKPERWVRQTDFSNDEAVGFLADRLNRLGVEEALMKAGARSGDGVAIGPEENAVVFDWEPSMMSGAEMLGRRGEDHRFEAPRPAAQRRRDRDAERDESLQEFDGFEPF; this is translated from the coding sequence ATGACCACCTTCGTGGACCGCGTCGAGCTGCACGTCGCCGCGGGTAACGGAGGCCACGGCTGTGCCTCCGTTCACCGTGAGAAGTTCAAGCCGCTCGGCGGACCCGACGGCGGCAACGGCGGGCGTGGCGGCGATGTGATCCTCACCGTCGACCAGTCCGTCACCACGCTCATCGAGTACCACCACTCCCCGCACCGCAAGGCCACCAACGGCAAGCCGGGCGAGGGCGGCAACCGCTCGGGCAAGGACGGACAGGACCTCGTCCTCCTCGTGCCGGACGGCACGGTCGTGCTCGACAAGGCGGGCAACGCGCTCGCCGACCTGGTCGGACACGGCACGTCGTACATCGCCGCGCAGGGCGGCCGGGGCGGCCTCGGCAACGCGGCGCTCGCGTCGGCGCGGCGCAAGGCGCCGGGGTTCGCGCTGCTCGGTGAGCCCGGGGACCTGCAGGACATCGGCCTGGAGCTGAAGACGGTCGCCGACGTGGCGCTCGTGGGGTACCCGAGTGCGGGCAAGTCCTCGCTGATCTCGGTGCTGAGTGCGGCGAAGCCGAAGATCGCGGACTATCCCTTCACGACGCTGGTCCCGAACCTGGGTGTGGTGACCGCGGGTTCGACCGTGTACACCATCGCGGACGTGCCGGGGCTGATCCCGGGCGCGAGCCAGGGCAAGGGCCTTGGCCTGGAGTTCCTGCGGCACGTCGAGCGGTGCAGTGTGCTCGTGCATGTGCTGGACACCGCGACGCTGGAGTCCGAGCGGGACCCCGTCTCCGACCTCGACGTCATCGAGGAGGAGCTGAAGCAGTACGGCGGGCTCGACCGGCGGCCCCGGATGGTCGTGCTGAACAAGACCGACGTACCGGACGGCAAGGACCTCGCGGAGATGGTGCGGCCGGATCTGGAAGCACGGGGATACCGGGTCTTCGAGGTGTCGGCGGTGGCCCATCTCGGCCTGAAGGAGCTGTCGTTCGCGCTCGCCGACCTGGTGGCGAAGGCGCGGGCCGCCAAGCCGAATCAAGAGGCGACGCGGATCGTGATCCGGCCCAAGGCCGTCGACGACGCGGGCTTCACCGTGACGCACGAGGAAGCCGACGGGGAGGCGCTGTTCCGGGTGCGGGGCGAGAAGCCCGAGCGCTGGGTGCGGCAGACCGACTTCAGCAACGACGAGGCCGTCGGATTCCTCGCCGACCGGCTCAACCGGCTTGGTGTGGAGGAGGCGTTGATGAAGGCGGGGGCCCGTTCCGGCGACGGTGTCGCCATCGGACCCGAGGAGAACGCCGTCGTCTTCGACTGGGAGCCGTCGATGATGTCCGGGGCGGAGATGCTGGGGCGCCGTGGTGAGGACCATCGCTTCGAGGCACCGAGGCCTGCGGCGCAGCGGCGGCGGGACCGGGACGCCGAGCGGGACGAGTCCCTCCAGGAGTTTGACGGGTTCGAGCCGTTCTGA
- the rpmA gene encoding 50S ribosomal protein L27 codes for MAHKKGASSTRNGRDSNAQRLGVKRFGGQVVNAGEILVRQRGTHFHPGSGVGRGGDDTLFALNAGAVEFGTHRGRKVVNIVPVA; via the coding sequence ATGGCACACAAGAAGGGCGCATCGTCCACCCGGAACGGTCGCGACTCCAACGCCCAGCGGCTCGGCGTGAAGCGCTTCGGCGGTCAGGTCGTCAACGCGGGTGAGATCCTGGTCCGCCAGCGCGGCACCCACTTCCACCCCGGTTCGGGCGTCGGCCGTGGCGGCGACGACACGCTGTTCGCGCTCAACGCCGGCGCGGTGGAGTTCGGTACCCACCGTGGCCGCAAGGTCGTGAACATCGTTCCGGTCGCCTGA
- the rplU gene encoding 50S ribosomal protein L21 has protein sequence MYAIVRSGGRQHKVAVGDIVEVDKISTAKVGDTVELSTLLVVDGDAVTSDPWVLAGIKVQAEIVDHHKGVKIDILRYKNKTGYRRRQGHRQQYTAIKVTEIPAAAK, from the coding sequence GTGTACGCCATCGTGCGCAGCGGTGGTCGCCAGCACAAGGTTGCTGTCGGCGACATCGTTGAGGTTGACAAGATTTCCACTGCCAAGGTTGGCGACACGGTCGAACTCTCGACCCTGCTCGTTGTCGACGGCGACGCTGTGACCAGCGACCCGTGGGTGCTGGCCGGCATCAAGGTCCAGGCCGAGATCGTGGACCACCACAAGGGTGTGAAGATCGACATCCTTCGCTACAAGAACAAGACCGGCTACCGCCGTCGTCAGGGCCACCGCCAGCAGTACACGGCGATCAAGGTCACTGAGATCCCCGCGGCTGCGAAGTAA